In Candidatus Nitronauta litoralis, one DNA window encodes the following:
- a CDS encoding rod shape-determining protein: MFGRLFKNFKNLFNSDVAMDLGTANTLVYVKNGGIVLDEPSVVAISTNGNGKGHVEAVGLEAKRMFGRTHAGLETIRPMKDGVIADFNMTNSMITTFINKVMSQYWFLRPRMVVGVPTCITQVEKKAVIDAAKLARVREVYLIEEPMAAAIGVGIPVHKAEGNLVIDIGGGTTDVAVTALSAIAYGESIRIAGDEMDEAIVRYIRLKHHMNIGIFEAERVKIEIGSAYPLEEEQTTEVKGMNIKTGVPTSIIVNDTEIREAMREPVASIVSVVMRALEKTPPELSSDIHSNGLYLTGGGALIRGLDKLIEERTGLRTYVPDQPLLSIVKGAGAVLDNFSEMRKVCIN; this comes from the coding sequence ATGTTTGGCAGACTTTTCAAAAATTTTAAGAACCTCTTTAACTCCGATGTGGCAATGGACCTCGGAACAGCCAACACCCTGGTTTATGTGAAAAATGGCGGCATCGTCCTGGATGAACCCTCTGTAGTTGCTATCAGCACGAATGGGAATGGGAAAGGCCACGTGGAAGCGGTGGGACTGGAAGCAAAAAGAATGTTTGGACGCACCCACGCAGGACTGGAAACGATCCGTCCTATGAAAGACGGTGTGATCGCCGATTTCAACATGACCAATAGCATGATCACCACCTTCATCAACAAGGTGATGAGCCAATATTGGTTTCTCCGGCCTCGCATGGTGGTGGGTGTGCCCACCTGTATTACGCAAGTTGAGAAAAAAGCGGTTATTGATGCAGCAAAACTGGCGCGGGTTCGGGAAGTTTACCTGATAGAAGAACCGATGGCTGCCGCCATTGGAGTGGGCATTCCTGTCCACAAAGCTGAAGGCAATCTGGTGATCGATATTGGAGGAGGTACCACCGACGTTGCTGTCACAGCTCTTTCCGCTATTGCCTATGGTGAATCGATCCGCATTGCAGGTGACGAAATGGACGAAGCGATAGTTCGCTATATTCGTCTGAAACATCATATGAATATAGGCATTTTTGAAGCGGAACGAGTGAAGATCGAGATCGGCTCCGCCTATCCACTTGAGGAAGAGCAGACCACTGAAGTTAAAGGTATGAATATCAAAACCGGAGTCCCGACTTCTATAATAGTGAATGATACGGAGATTCGTGAAGCCATGCGGGAGCCAGTCGCCAGTATCGTATCGGTCGTGATGCGGGCTCTGGAAAAAACCCCGCCGGAACTTTCCTCCGATATCCACTCAAATGGACTTTATCTCACCGGTGGCGGCGCCCTGATCCGGGGTCTGGATAAATTGATTGAGGAACGGACCGGGTTGCGGACCTATGTTCCCGACCAGCCATTGCTCAGTATCGTCAAGGGAGCCGGCGCGGTGCTCGATAACTTCTCGGAAATGCGAAAAGTCTGTATCAATTGA
- a CDS encoding 4-hydroxy-tetrahydrodipicolinate synthase: MTGSFVAIVTPFKDGGLDEEAFRNLLQFHIDNGTQGIVPCGTTGESATLTHEEHTQVIKIAVEICKGKIPVLAGTGSNSTREAIQLTQAAQEVGADGSLLITPYYNKPSQQGLYDHFRAVAKETDLPIILYNVPGRTSVDMKADTVARLASDTGNIVGIKEASGDLMQISQIVDSCGPEFSVLSGDDGLLWPILAIGGKGVISVTANVLPRQMADLCSAASEGRIDDARKLHFDLMRMNRDLFIDTNPVPVKTALYLMGKIGPELRPPLSPLSEEHTKILKKTLEAYGLVMFL, encoded by the coding sequence ATGACCGGTTCTTTTGTCGCCATTGTCACCCCATTCAAGGACGGTGGATTGGACGAAGAAGCGTTTCGTAATCTACTGCAGTTCCATATCGACAATGGCACCCAGGGCATTGTGCCCTGTGGCACAACCGGAGAGTCTGCGACTCTCACCCATGAAGAACACACACAGGTGATTAAGATTGCCGTTGAGATTTGCAAGGGCAAGATACCCGTTCTGGCGGGAACCGGCTCAAACTCCACCCGCGAGGCCATCCAGCTCACGCAGGCGGCTCAGGAAGTGGGGGCCGATGGTTCGCTTCTGATCACGCCTTACTACAACAAACCGTCGCAACAGGGGTTGTACGATCATTTTCGAGCCGTTGCCAAAGAAACAGATCTGCCGATTATTTTATACAACGTACCGGGACGCACTTCAGTCGATATGAAAGCCGATACGGTTGCACGCCTTGCCAGCGATACTGGTAATATTGTCGGCATCAAGGAAGCGTCCGGTGATCTCATGCAGATCAGCCAGATTGTCGATTCCTGTGGACCTGAATTTTCTGTCTTGTCCGGGGACGATGGCCTGCTCTGGCCGATCCTGGCGATCGGCGGGAAAGGGGTGATTTCGGTGACAGCCAATGTCCTGCCACGACAGATGGCCGACCTTTGTTCCGCTGCCTCTGAAGGGCGAATCGACGATGCAAGAAAACTGCACTTTGATCTGATGCGAATGAACAGGGATTTATTTATCGATACGAACCCGGTCCCGGTGAAAACGGCGTTGTACCTGATGGGAAAGATCGGACCAGAGTTGCGTCCACCCCTCTCACCATTGTCCGAAGAGCACACGAAAATCCTCAAAAAAACGTTAGAGGCTTACGGACTGGTGATGTTTCTATAA
- a CDS encoding (2Fe-2S)-binding protein: protein MLEILFENVKRKVQVEPGTNLREAAIANKISLYSHVFKLLNCRGRGLCNSCRVEIVSGNAGERNEVEDNNLKKALKKNPNLRLACQIKVEDNLVVRSQV, encoded by the coding sequence ATGCTAGAAATACTGTTTGAAAATGTAAAAAGAAAAGTTCAGGTAGAACCCGGCACCAACCTCAGGGAAGCAGCCATTGCGAACAAAATCAGTTTGTATTCCCATGTCTTCAAACTGCTCAACTGCAGGGGGCGAGGTTTATGCAATAGTTGTCGCGTGGAAATCGTTTCCGGCAATGCCGGTGAACGAAATGAGGTTGAAGACAACAATCTGAAGAAAGCGTTGAAGAAGAACCCAAACCTCAGGCTTGCTTGCCAGATCAAGGTTGAAGACAACCTGGTTGTCCGCTCCCAGGTCTGA
- a CDS encoding TlpA family protein disulfide reductase → MIDANCSTSIPDPAVKTRRPNRWVLSCFILVFCLIAGGFKSAHAGAGAKPAPRFVLPSLYGDPVRLDDFRGRYVLLNFWATWCGPCKVEMPSLETLYRKFQASKLAVVGVSNDMFGAQVVKPYVESQGLTFPVLLDPGSDVSNSFHVLSLPSTYLIDPDGNIIGEQSGAENWSSPETLQYFENLLKQH, encoded by the coding sequence ATGATTGACGCAAATTGTTCCACCTCCATACCTGATCCTGCTGTTAAAACAAGACGCCCAAACCGCTGGGTTCTTTCCTGCTTCATTCTGGTATTTTGTCTAATAGCCGGTGGTTTTAAGTCGGCCCATGCTGGAGCCGGTGCCAAACCTGCGCCGCGTTTTGTTCTTCCTTCCTTATATGGAGATCCCGTTCGTCTGGATGATTTTAGAGGACGCTATGTGTTGCTCAATTTCTGGGCCACCTGGTGCGGCCCCTGTAAGGTGGAAATGCCTTCGCTTGAAACCCTGTATCGCAAATTTCAGGCAAGCAAACTGGCAGTGGTGGGTGTATCCAACGATATGTTCGGAGCTCAAGTGGTAAAACCCTATGTTGAATCACAAGGCCTGACCTTTCCCGTCCTGCTCGACCCCGGTTCGGATGTCAGCAATTCCTTCCATGTGCTTTCATTACCTTCGACTTACCTGATCGATCCAGATGGCAATATCATCGGTGAACAAAGCGGAGCAGAAAACTGGTCCTCCCCGGAAACACTCCAGTATTTTGAAAATCTACTCAAACAACACTAA
- a CDS encoding M67 family metallopeptidase, translated as MFRIISDHLDEMHDHALEDYPFECCGIVIGNAENSTSDKLFRCTNIQNKLHKMDPKTHSRDARTAYFIDEKELLHITREAYDQGLVIKLFYHSHPEHDAYFSEEDIRRALFFDEPAYPDARYLVISVYNKSIKEQALFEWNHASKTFEQVPVETI; from the coding sequence GTGTTCCGCATTATCTCCGATCACCTTGATGAAATGCACGATCATGCCCTCGAGGATTACCCTTTTGAATGTTGCGGGATCGTCATCGGCAACGCCGAAAATAGTACCTCGGACAAGCTGTTCCGCTGCACCAACATTCAGAACAAACTGCACAAAATGGATCCCAAAACCCATTCCCGGGATGCCCGGACTGCCTATTTCATAGATGAGAAAGAGCTTCTCCATATCACGCGGGAAGCGTATGACCAGGGCCTGGTTATCAAACTCTTTTACCATTCCCACCCGGAACACGACGCCTATTTTTCAGAGGAAGATATCCGGCGAGCCTTGTTTTTTGACGAACCGGCTTACCCGGACGCACGGTATCTCGTGATTTCGGTGTATAATAAATCGATCAAAGAACAGGCCCTGTTTGAATGGAACCATGCTTCTAAAACCTTCGAACAGGTCCCTGTAGAAACAATCTAA
- the dapB gene encoding 4-hydroxy-tetrahydrodipicolinate reductase has translation MVKVAVVGVAGRMGKVISSCIVDSPDTEPGGGTEMAGHPALGQDLGEVAGLGKNGQVILEDLSTVLDGADVVIDFSTPDSSMKTLDAVVAKGKAVVFGTTGFSEDQKAKIKKASETTRIVLAPNMSIGVNVLFKIAGDVARILGNNYDVEIVEAHHKFKKDAPSGTAVRLSEVIADALDRNLKEVGVYGRHGFSEGRTVEEIGVHTVRAGDIVGEHRVIFGGMGETLELFHKAQSRDTFARGAVHAAAWLVNQKPGLYDMQDVLGLREK, from the coding sequence GTGGTTAAAGTTGCAGTGGTGGGAGTAGCAGGTCGCATGGGCAAGGTCATTTCGTCCTGCATTGTCGATTCACCGGATACGGAGCCTGGAGGCGGTACCGAGATGGCTGGCCATCCAGCGCTGGGGCAGGATCTCGGCGAGGTGGCGGGCCTTGGTAAAAACGGCCAGGTCATTCTGGAAGATTTGTCGACCGTTCTCGATGGGGCCGATGTGGTGATTGATTTTTCGACGCCGGATTCCAGTATGAAGACACTGGATGCAGTCGTTGCCAAGGGCAAAGCCGTGGTATTTGGGACCACCGGGTTTTCTGAGGACCAGAAGGCAAAAATCAAGAAAGCCTCCGAAACCACCCGAATTGTGCTGGCACCCAACATGAGTATCGGGGTCAACGTGCTATTCAAAATCGCGGGTGATGTGGCCCGTATCCTGGGCAACAATTACGATGTCGAAATTGTAGAAGCTCACCACAAATTTAAAAAAGACGCTCCCTCCGGGACGGCAGTACGATTGTCTGAAGTCATTGCCGATGCACTCGACCGGAACCTCAAAGAAGTCGGTGTTTATGGCAGACACGGATTTTCTGAAGGACGTACGGTGGAAGAAATCGGCGTCCACACAGTCCGGGCAGGCGATATTGTCGGTGAACACCGCGTGATATTTGGCGGGATGGGTGAAACGCTGGAACTATTCCACAAGGCGCAAAGTCGCGACACCTTTGCCCGCGGTGCGGTGCATGCAGCGGCGTGGCTGGTGAACCAGAAGCCGGGTCTCTATGACATGCAGGATGTCCTGGGGCTGCGAGAAAAATAA
- a CDS encoding GAF domain-containing protein, which translates to MTSQNVLSRLIELTCNVSDAFTTALYVAQSDQRTLALREHWSMSPNINEESVVSIGQGPIGQVAKDKRAWHVEFTEGEIPQLPQYLQTEEVKGVLAVPVVAQGLEGVLVIDTKEQFGFSTKQQKIIKSIAEQMAWHLSRERSSLGPSDETALKNFSEVVEWCRTLSEVEDRAALSDRLVQVPETVSNCDAVAVIWFNGEEGRVQRFRGWEQELRAFRVEPGKGFAGSSAKNCKPFLMRSTSDRKVVVFSEKEEHEPMGSLLSVPILIRDQLHGLIVVGTHEPYGLSAKDQNIWTLIAAFSANALKCAEIQTQWEYDKNLCQVTGIPNHRFLSTYLEAVETEIFREGRSVHILTALMKNLHVIYSRYGVETGDLFLKQVISILAQAVSSPKYIFKYTESSVVMVLMDIDSEEARGLRTRLRQIFTQEPFMIENEPMEAQVSLGLSFHPADGDNLDSLIGISLARATSN; encoded by the coding sequence ATGACTTCACAAAATGTATTATCCCGTCTTATCGAGCTGACCTGCAATGTCAGCGATGCTTTCACGACAGCACTTTATGTTGCCCAGTCGGACCAGAGAACGCTGGCCTTGCGCGAGCACTGGTCCATGAGCCCCAACATCAACGAGGAATCGGTCGTGTCCATTGGACAAGGCCCAATAGGCCAGGTAGCAAAAGACAAACGCGCCTGGCATGTGGAGTTTACAGAAGGAGAAATCCCCCAGCTCCCGCAATACTTGCAAACAGAAGAAGTCAAGGGGGTGCTGGCTGTCCCTGTAGTTGCACAGGGTCTTGAAGGTGTTCTTGTTATCGACACCAAAGAACAATTCGGATTTTCTACCAAACAACAGAAAATCATCAAAAGCATTGCCGAACAAATGGCCTGGCACCTGAGTCGTGAACGATCCTCACTCGGACCTTCCGATGAAACAGCACTAAAAAACTTTTCGGAAGTAGTGGAATGGTGCCGAACCCTCTCTGAAGTGGAAGACCGAGCCGCGCTTTCTGACCGGCTGGTGCAGGTTCCGGAGACTGTTTCAAACTGTGATGCTGTGGCCGTGATCTGGTTCAATGGAGAGGAAGGCCGCGTCCAGAGGTTCCGGGGTTGGGAACAGGAATTGCGCGCCTTTCGAGTTGAACCTGGCAAAGGATTCGCCGGGTCCTCTGCTAAGAACTGCAAACCCTTTCTGATGCGCAGCACCAGCGACCGCAAGGTAGTGGTTTTTTCTGAAAAAGAAGAACACGAGCCGATGGGGTCGCTGCTATCGGTACCAATTCTCATACGCGACCAACTGCACGGCCTGATCGTTGTTGGCACTCATGAGCCTTACGGGCTTTCCGCCAAAGATCAGAATATATGGACACTCATCGCCGCATTTTCTGCCAATGCATTAAAGTGCGCGGAAATTCAGACCCAGTGGGAATATGATAAAAATCTCTGTCAGGTAACAGGCATTCCAAATCATCGTTTCCTTTCCACCTATCTTGAAGCGGTGGAAACTGAAATTTTTCGAGAAGGTCGATCAGTCCACATCCTGACCGCGCTGATGAAAAATCTACACGTTATCTACAGCCGATATGGAGTCGAGACGGGTGACCTTTTTTTAAAACAAGTGATTTCGATTCTGGCGCAAGCCGTTTCCAGTCCAAAATATATTTTCAAATACACCGAATCTTCTGTAGTCATGGTATTGATGGACATAGACTCTGAAGAGGCACGGGGCCTGCGTACACGTCTCCGGCAGATTTTCACGCAAGAACCCTTTATGATCGAAAACGAACCCATGGAAGCCCAGGTCAGCCTTGGGTTGTCATTTCACCCTGCAGATGGTGACAACCTTGACAGCCTGATCGGTATTTCACTGGCACGCGCCACCAGCAACTGA
- a CDS encoding SUMF1/EgtB/PvdO family nonheme iron enzyme — MKGSLFRGLFLLFVLLCQVTIANAHGEEPHDTDPSRLPDQNLEKDMVFIPPGPFVFGTNKKDTGAALELGVPKPFYRDEQPEQRILGKGFYLDRHEVTNRRYATFIKAVDYFKPPHWEGKMYPEDQADQPVVWVTWFDAANYCNWAGKRLPTEKEWERAARGKDGYEYPWGNDFKPQSANLSDKAGSKTALQKVGSYPAGVSPEGVQDLIGNVWEWVNDDYLPYAGSTFKSDGFETGSKVLRGQSSAYIGHFPGETYNKVLKEFARSGFRQFSDPDVGASDVGFRCASDNKPPGFTEGLRFAKAGATPGNPGGSAFAGGGSGTSDSGTTETTGATDSSSSGFNPFQPETHLPTQSGILVLVLLSFVAGLFSFLSPCTLPILPAYFAVTAQTDRGRMTLNSIAFFCGLAALFVIMGGSASYLGGLLRDYLNELTVAGGVIVTIFGLMTLFGKGFSGATMKTRPATTFAGFFLFGATFALGWTPCVGPILSGILILAASDRTILQGMALLFFFALGLGLPLIVIAAFCSNLSKDSLFWRLLRGKGWTVHLGSYPLILHTTNLFSGFLLIFLGLALSLGYLTYFNNLIPLELQVWFNGLEEAVVDWIS; from the coding sequence ATGAAGGGTTCTTTATTCAGGGGACTGTTTTTGCTTTTCGTGTTGCTGTGTCAGGTGACAATCGCCAATGCGCATGGCGAAGAACCCCACGACACGGATCCTTCCCGCTTGCCGGATCAAAACCTTGAAAAAGACATGGTGTTTATCCCGCCCGGACCCTTCGTCTTTGGTACCAATAAAAAAGACACTGGAGCAGCTCTGGAACTGGGGGTACCCAAGCCCTTTTATCGAGACGAACAACCTGAACAGCGAATCCTTGGAAAGGGCTTTTACCTAGACCGACATGAGGTGACCAACCGGAGGTACGCCACATTCATCAAAGCGGTAGACTATTTCAAGCCTCCGCATTGGGAAGGCAAAATGTACCCGGAAGACCAGGCCGACCAACCGGTCGTTTGGGTCACCTGGTTTGATGCCGCCAACTACTGCAACTGGGCCGGGAAACGGTTACCTACAGAAAAAGAATGGGAACGCGCTGCACGTGGAAAAGACGGATACGAATATCCCTGGGGCAACGACTTCAAACCACAGTCTGCGAATCTTTCAGATAAGGCCGGTTCCAAAACCGCATTACAAAAAGTCGGCTCTTACCCGGCCGGCGTTTCACCGGAAGGTGTACAGGATTTAATCGGCAATGTCTGGGAATGGGTCAACGATGATTATCTTCCCTACGCGGGAAGCACTTTTAAAAGCGATGGCTTTGAAACCGGCAGCAAGGTGCTGCGTGGGCAATCTTCAGCCTACATTGGACACTTCCCGGGAGAAACCTACAACAAGGTCCTTAAAGAGTTTGCCCGCTCGGGATTCCGTCAGTTCAGTGACCCGGATGTCGGAGCATCTGATGTTGGGTTCCGCTGTGCCAGTGACAACAAACCACCCGGCTTCACGGAAGGCCTGCGCTTTGCCAAAGCGGGTGCCACTCCGGGGAATCCAGGAGGCTCAGCATTTGCTGGTGGAGGTTCAGGCACCTCTGATTCTGGCACCACAGAAACCACCGGTGCAACCGATTCGTCATCCAGTGGATTCAATCCCTTCCAACCGGAAACTCACCTGCCAACGCAATCTGGAATTCTGGTTCTTGTTCTGCTTTCTTTTGTAGCAGGCTTGTTCAGTTTTTTGTCTCCCTGCACCTTACCTATCCTGCCAGCTTATTTTGCCGTGACCGCACAGACAGACCGCGGCCGCATGACCTTGAACTCCATCGCCTTCTTTTGCGGGCTGGCCGCATTGTTTGTAATCATGGGAGGCTCTGCGAGCTACCTCGGTGGCCTGTTGCGTGATTATCTCAACGAATTGACCGTGGCGGGTGGTGTGATTGTCACCATTTTTGGCTTGATGACTCTATTTGGAAAGGGCTTTTCCGGCGCAACCATGAAAACCCGACCTGCAACTACATTTGCGGGATTCTTCCTGTTCGGAGCAACCTTTGCTCTGGGCTGGACCCCCTGCGTCGGCCCCATTCTTTCCGGCATCCTCATTCTGGCTGCCTCCGATAGAACCATTCTGCAGGGAATGGCTCTGCTGTTCTTCTTTGCTTTAGGACTGGGCCTACCTCTCATCGTGATCGCTGCCTTCTGCAGCAACCTCAGTAAGGACAGCTTGTTCTGGCGGTTACTTCGCGGTAAAGGATGGACTGTGCATCTGGGAAGTTACCCGCTTATCCTGCACACCACCAACCTGTTCAGCGGTTTCCTCTTAATATTCCTCGGCCTCGCACTCAGTCTGGGTTATCTCACCTATTTCAACAACCTCATTCCTCTGGAATTGCAGGTCTGGTTTAATGGACTGGAAGAAGCGGTAGTCGACTGGATCTCCTGA
- a CDS encoding MarR family transcriptional regulator has product MVEDELKYTEDQRREYLNMIDRVGRNWLEVFEGDSDFYSTAYWDLLTGIWKQGGEARKTDATRLMLGIKSAQTASKYLETAIERGFLLEKENPKDARSRLVALTAKMKSKLDLFFDKAVTELKVSSEQVRAKEPLSVDPRPTT; this is encoded by the coding sequence ATGGTTGAGGACGAATTAAAATACACCGAGGATCAGCGTCGAGAATATCTGAACATGATCGATCGGGTCGGGCGCAACTGGCTTGAAGTATTTGAGGGAGATTCCGACTTTTACAGTACCGCGTACTGGGATTTGTTAACCGGTATCTGGAAACAGGGAGGTGAAGCCCGCAAGACCGACGCAACACGCCTGATGCTGGGAATCAAAAGCGCGCAAACCGCTTCAAAGTATCTGGAAACAGCAATCGAACGCGGGTTTCTATTAGAAAAGGAAAACCCGAAGGATGCTCGATCACGATTGGTGGCTCTCACCGCTAAAATGAAAAGCAAACTGGACCTGTTTTTCGACAAGGCTGTCACAGAGTTAAAAGTCTCCAGCGAACAGGTGAGAGCCAAAGAACCTCTATCGGTGGATCCCCGACCAACGACCTGA
- a CDS encoding YfhL family 4Fe-4S dicluster ferredoxin, producing the protein MALMITEDCVNCGVCEPECPNEAIFEGDEIYYIDWEKCTECIGWYEDPQCVEVCPVDCIPKDPEHVETEEELLEKKKNLVGED; encoded by the coding sequence ATGGCCTTAATGATTACTGAAGACTGTGTGAACTGCGGCGTTTGTGAACCGGAGTGCCCCAATGAAGCGATCTTCGAAGGGGACGAAATCTACTACATCGACTGGGAAAAATGCACCGAATGCATCGGCTGGTATGAAGACCCGCAATGTGTCGAAGTGTGCCCGGTAGATTGTATTCCGAAAGACCCGGAACACGTCGAAACAGAAGAAGAACTGCTCGAGAAAAAGAAAAACCTGGTTGGCGAAGACTGA
- a CDS encoding molybdopterin-dependent oxidoreductase, whose translation MKPWWARLQIDRRTLLKAISLGSLSLLKPASSSATIKFQNDKNIPPNYLQNRDIPGFYIRSAVPFEGVDMSAWRLKVGGLVDSPENFAYEDLFGFKRVKQTSRLKCVECWSAKALWEGFRFQEIIDHVKPDPKARYVYFQSADTYYESYRIDELLRPRVLMVLRMNSQPLSADHGHPLRLIAPYKYGYKNIKYITSITFTEDRKRNYWADTGPYSVDGTIQPGIDHPLDYGKRPLPISGGEVFHFFDKRPDSNPTHEKPVDTPQNKKS comes from the coding sequence ATGAAACCCTGGTGGGCCAGATTACAGATCGACCGACGGACATTGCTCAAGGCGATCTCCCTGGGGTCCCTCTCATTGCTAAAGCCAGCATCATCCTCTGCCACCATAAAATTTCAGAACGATAAGAATATCCCTCCGAATTATCTGCAAAACCGTGACATTCCCGGATTCTATATCAGAAGTGCCGTGCCCTTTGAAGGCGTCGACATGAGTGCCTGGCGGTTGAAGGTTGGCGGACTTGTCGATTCTCCTGAAAACTTTGCGTACGAAGATTTGTTCGGGTTCAAGCGGGTGAAACAAACCTCGCGCCTCAAATGTGTGGAATGCTGGTCGGCCAAGGCGCTTTGGGAAGGGTTCCGGTTTCAGGAAATAATAGACCACGTAAAACCCGACCCCAAAGCGCGCTATGTCTATTTTCAGTCAGCAGACACGTATTACGAAAGTTACCGAATCGACGAGTTGTTAAGGCCGCGGGTCTTGATGGTTTTGAGGATGAACAGCCAGCCCTTGTCGGCAGACCATGGTCACCCTCTGCGCCTGATCGCTCCCTATAAATACGGTTATAAAAATATAAAGTACATCACCTCGATCACATTCACCGAGGACCGCAAACGCAATTACTGGGCCGACACAGGGCCCTACTCGGTGGACGGCACCATCCAGCCTGGAATCGATCATCCCCTTGATTACGGCAAACGGCCACTTCCCATCAGCGGTGGGGAAGTGTTCCATTTTTTCGATAAGCGGCCGGATTCAAACCCCACTCATGAAAAACCAGTTGATACTCCGCAAAATAAAAAGTCATGA
- a CDS encoding formylglycine-generating enzyme family protein → MIPRKWVVGFALIFLTACGGESVEQIQVSVPEGVTVPQDMVYIPAGKFIMGSPKDPRTLLGKKVDQPAFLIDRFEVTREDFKKWDKDYPPFAGKGNYPAQEITWSQADQYCRAQAKRLPTEIEWEKTARGTDGRKWPWGLYQDHPNNGFSGFLPEEVDERPEWISPYGVYGMGHNVWEWTASDWDYPGMPEAERNQFKVIRGGLYQSHLKIDYSPTYARNFMAPDARYNFLGFRCAKDVGKKY, encoded by the coding sequence ATGATTCCCCGAAAGTGGGTTGTCGGGTTTGCACTGATTTTTCTGACTGCCTGTGGTGGCGAAAGCGTCGAGCAGATTCAAGTGTCAGTGCCGGAAGGGGTGACAGTACCGCAAGACATGGTTTATATTCCCGCTGGAAAATTCATCATGGGGTCTCCCAAAGATCCCAGGACATTACTCGGTAAGAAGGTCGACCAGCCGGCGTTTTTGATCGACCGGTTTGAAGTCACCCGCGAGGATTTTAAAAAGTGGGATAAGGATTACCCACCGTTTGCAGGAAAAGGTAACTACCCTGCGCAGGAAATTACATGGTCCCAGGCTGATCAATATTGCAGGGCGCAGGCCAAACGCCTGCCAACCGAGATCGAATGGGAAAAGACAGCGCGCGGGACGGATGGTCGCAAGTGGCCGTGGGGTTTGTATCAGGATCACCCCAATAACGGGTTCTCAGGTTTTCTTCCCGAAGAAGTAGATGAGCGTCCGGAATGGATCAGCCCTTACGGGGTGTATGGCATGGGGCACAATGTGTGGGAATGGACCGCTTCTGATTGGGATTATCCCGGTATGCCCGAGGCGGAACGTAACCAGTTCAAGGTGATCCGCGGCGGTTTGTACCAGTCGCATCTGAAGATTGATTATTCACCCACCTACGCTCGCAATTTCATGGCACCCGATGCCCGTTACAATTTCCTCGGGTTCCGCTGCGCCAAAGATGTTGGGAAGAAATATTGA
- a CDS encoding NifU family protein — MRDEVESVLETLRPTLMADGGNVELIDIEDGVVKLKMVGACSSCSSSAMTLKMGIERALKKAIPMVRCIEAVDE; from the coding sequence ATGCGAGATGAGGTGGAATCCGTTTTGGAGACCCTTCGACCTACCCTGATGGCCGACGGCGGGAATGTCGAGTTGATTGACATTGAAGATGGGGTGGTTAAATTGAAAATGGTCGGTGCCTGCAGTTCCTGTTCCAGCTCAGCTATGACCCTCAAGATGGGTATAGAACGGGCCTTGAAAAAGGCCATTCCCATGGTACGCTGTATAGAAGCTGTTGATGAATAG